The following are encoded together in the Tripterygium wilfordii isolate XIE 37 chromosome 3, ASM1340144v1, whole genome shotgun sequence genome:
- the LOC119994758 gene encoding probable pectin methylesterase CGR2, translated as MSRRQVSSTRRLVDSGSFPFAGALHSKSRSSPFLSIGLVLLGAFLLIAYAYSGSGVFGGGKEALSKVEGDFSCTSEVQSAIPILKKAYGDGMHKVLHVGPDTCSVVSKLLKEEDTEAWGLDPYDIEDANANCKSLVRKGIVRVADIKFPLPYRAKSFSLIIVSDALDYLSPKYLNKTLPEFARVAADGLVIFTGSPGQQRAKVAELSKFGRPAKMRSSSWWIRFFVQTSLEENEAAIKKFEQAALKRSYKPTCQVFHLKPYH; from the exons ATGTCAAGGCGACAAGTAAGTTCCACACGGCGACTTGTCGACAGTGGAAGCTTTCCATTTGCAGGAGCATTGCATTCAAAGTCACGTTCCTCTCCCTTTTTATCCATTGGCCTTGTCCTCCTG GGAGCATTTCTTCTTATTGCCTATGCTTATAGTGGCTCAG GTGTATTTGGAGGTGGCAAAGAGGCTCTAAGTAAGGTGGAAG GTGACTTTTCTTGCACATCAGAAGTTCAAAGTGCAATACCTATTTTGAAGAAAGCATATGGTGATGGCATGCACAAAGTCCTGCATGTGGGCCCTGATACTTGTTCAGTAGTATCTAAACTGTTAAAAGAAGAGGACACTGAAGCTTGGGGTCTAGATCCGTATGACATAGAGGATGCAAATGCAAACTGCAAGAGTCTTGTGCGCAAAGGAATTGTGCGTGTGGCTGATATCAAGTTCCCCTTGCCCTACAGGGCGAAGTCATTTTCTCTCATTATTGTCTCAGATGCTCTTGATTACCTGTCTCCAAAATACTTGAACAAGACTCTTCCGGAATTTGCAAGAGTTGCTGCTGATGGTCTTGTCATATTTACAG GTTCTCCTGGTCAACAGAGAGCTAAAGTTGCAGAGTTATCTAAGTTTGGACGACCG GCCAAAATGCGGAGTTCATCATGGTGGATTCGCTTTTTTGTGCAGACAAGCttagaagaaaatgaagcgGCCATTAAGAAGTTTGAGCAGGCTGCATTAAAGAGGTCATACAAGCCAACCTGTCAAGTTTTCCACCTCAAACCGTACCACTAA
- the LOC119994742 gene encoding pentatricopeptide repeat-containing protein At3g49740 gives MQACGKGTLGRKLHFHQRSITSITESATKQHHVRLLQLNQKLAALTRSARYDDALHLFDKILKSYQHLKPDHYTLSTVITACANARNVSFGNQLHAYATRTGLIVASHHVANTLLSLYAKARDLVSVKQVFSDIHDPDFYSWTTLLSACVKHGDVGFACELFDKIPKRDVAIWNAMITGCMENGHEDIGVGLFREMHRLGVIHDNYSYASVLSECFVDLIDFGRQVHSLVIKTGSFVRPSVVNALLTMYFNCHNVVDAYTAFDEAVNYVYDQITYNVMIDGLVSLGRAEEAFELFIEMLETYMKPTDLTFVSLMSSCLDASVGYQVHALSVKMGFEAYTSVGNAMITMYSNFADLRAAYTVFGSLEAKDLVSWNTMISSYAQMNLGRSAILAYAEMQRIGIEPDEFTFGSLLTSSEFVVVVEMIQSLAIKNGLISKIYVSNALVSAYSQQGLMNEAYQIFHVSPKNLISWNTVISGLLLNGLPTKGFEQFSNLLNSGLRPNAYTFSIVLSICASISALQQGKQIHNYILRKGFSSIASLGNALMTMYAKCGALDWSSRIFNLMNERDVISWNGQISAYAQHGQGREAVDCFEAMQAFGVKPDQTTFTTLLSACSHTGLVDDGIQIFNSMVNSFEIVPGDDHYSCVVDLLSRAGHFDEVERIINDTHFQVHSKVWWTLFSACAAHGNSRLGRLAAQNLLESENDESSVYVVLSNIYAAAGEWEEAANIRELMQNNGVMKQPGSSWVSL, from the coding sequence ATGCAAGCTTGCGGTAAAGGGACACTTGGGAGGAAATTACATTTTCACCAGCGGAGCATAACAAGCATAACCGAATCAGCCACAAAACAACACCACGTCAGACTCCTCCAACTCAACCAAAAACTTGCAGCTCTGACGCGCTCAGCTCGCTACGATGACGCCCTCCATCTGTTCGACAAAATTCTTAAATCATATCAACATCTTAAACCCGACCACTACACCCTCTCCACGGTCATCACTGCCTGCGCAAATGCCCGGAATGTTTCTTTTGGCAACCAGCTTCATGCTTATGCCACACGGACTGGCCTCATCGTGGCATCTCATCATGTTGCAAACACGCTCCTTTCGCTCTATGCAAAAGCACGTGATTTAGTTTCGGTGAAGCAGGTTTTCAGTGACATCCATGACCCTGATTTTTATTCCTGGACGACGCTGTTGTCTGCTTGTGTGAAGCATGGGGATGTGGGTTTTGCTTGCGAGTTGTTCGATAAAATTCCGAAGAGGGATGTGGCAATCTGGAATGCGATGATTACTGGATGTATGGAAAACGGCCACGAGGACATTGGAGTTGGCTTATTTAGAGAGATGCATCGTTTGGGTGTTATACATGACAATTATAGTTATGCTAGTGTTTTGAGCGAGTGCTTCGTGGACTTAATCGATTTTGGGAGGCAAGTGCATTCGTTGGTGATCAAAACTGGGTCCTTCGTTAGACCGTCTGTGGTCAATGCTTTGCTCACCATGTATTTTAACTGTCATAATGTTGTTGATGCATATACGGCATTTGACGAAGCGGTAAATTATGTGTATGATCAGATCACCTATAATGTGATGATTGATGGTTTGGTGAGTTTGGGAAGAGCTGAAGAGGCGTTTGAATTATTCATAGAAATGCTAGAAACTTATATGAAGCCTACGGATCTGACTTTTGTGAGTCTCATGAGCTCTTGCTTGGATGCAAGCGTTGGGTATCAAGTTCATGCCCTGTCTGTTAAGATGGGCTTTGAAGCTTATACTTCTGTTGGCAATGCAATGATCACCATGTATTCAAATTTTGCGGATTTGCGTGCTGCTTACACGGTGTTTGGGAGTTTGGAAGCAAAAGATCTTGTCTCATGGAATACTATGATATCAAGCTATGCTCAAATGAATTTAGGTAGATCAGCAATCTTGGCCTATGCAGAAATGCAGAGGATAGGCATTGAACCAGACGAGTTCACTTTTGGAAGTTTGCTGACAAGTTCAGAGTTTGTAGTGGTTGTGGAGATGATTCAAAGTCTTGCAATAAAAAATGGGCTTATCTCAAAAATTTATGTTTCTAATGCATTGGTTTCGGCATATTCCCAGCAGGGGTTGATGAATGAGGCATACCAAATATTTCACGTGTCTCCGAAGAATTTGATCTCTTGGAACACTGTTATTTCTGGATTATTGTTAAATGGGCTGCCAACGAAAGGCTTTGAGCAATTTTCCAACCTGCTAAACTCGGGACTCAGGCCAAATGCATATACTTTCAGTATTGTACTAAGCATTTGTGCGTCGATTTCAGCCTTACAACAAGGAAAACAGATTCATAATTACATTTTAAGGAAGGGGTTTTCCTCTATTGCATCATTAGGTAATGCTCTTATGACTATGTATGCTAAATGTGGGGCTTTAGATTGGTCTTCGCGGATATTCAATTTGATGAATGAAAGAGATGTAATCTCTTGGAATGGTCAGATATCTGCTTATGCACAGCATGGGCAAGGAAGGGAAGCTGTGGATTGCTTTGAGGCAATGCAAGCATTCGGGGTCAAACCTGATCAAACTACCTTCACTACTCTTCTTTCTGCTTGCAGTCACACAGGATTAGTTGATGATGgcattcaaattttcaattccaTGGTTAATAGCTTCGAAATTGTGCCTGGTGACGATCATTATTCTTGTGTTGTTGATCTTTTGAGTCGTGCTGGGCATTTTGATGAGGTGGAAAGAATAATAAACGATACACATTTTCAAGTTCATTCCAAAGTTTGGTGGACATTGTTTAGTGCTTGTGCAGCTCATGGCAATTCAAGGTTAGGTAGACTGGCTGCCCAGAATCTGTTAGAATCTGAGAACGATGAGTCTTCAGTTTATGTGGTTTTGTCAAATATTTATGCAGCTGCTGGTGAATGGGAAGAAGCAGCTAATATAAGAGAATTGATGCAGAACAATGGGGTGATGAAGCAACCTGGCTCCAGTTGGGTCAGTTTATAA